A stretch of Arachis hypogaea cultivar Tifrunner chromosome 15, arahy.Tifrunner.gnm2.J5K5, whole genome shotgun sequence DNA encodes these proteins:
- the LOC112749596 gene encoding pectinesterase inhibitor 9-like has product MAARVVRHGVILVLPLLLASFVTQAGGTTPQDFIKSSCRATRYPAVCVECLMSYAGVIGQSKRQLALAALSVSISRTRSCSSFVKKMAKEMKMKPRELGAVQDCIENMGDSIDRLSQSVREMGRVGEGVGEEFEWHMSNVQTWVSAALTDDNTCLDGFGGRAMNGNVKAAIRGRVLHVAQLTSNALALVNRFASTHSLQTSPILN; this is encoded by the coding sequence ATGGCTGCAAGAGTAGTAAGACATGGAGTTATTCTTGTACTGCCTCTCTTGCTGGCGAGCTTTGTAACTCAGGCAGGTGGAACAACCCCACAAGACTTCATAAAATCTTCATGCAGAGCAACACGCTACCCTGCTGTCTGCGTGGAATGCCTCATGAGCTACGCAGGCGTGATTGGCCAAAGCAAGAGGCAACTAGCCCTGGCGGCCTTATCAGTGAGCATATCAAGGACACGTTCGTGTTCATCGTTCGTGAAGAAGATGGCGAAGGAGATGAAGATGAAGCCAAGGGAGTTAGGAGCGGTACAGGACTGCATAGAAAACATGGGGGACAGCATAGACAGGCTGAGCCAATCGGTGAGGGAGATGGGGCGCGTGGGTGAAGGAGTGGGAGAGGAATTTGAGTGGCACATGAGCAACGTGCAGACGTGGGTGAGTGCTGCACTCACCGACGACAACACATGTCTTGATGGCTTTGGTGGCCGTGCCATGAATGGGAACGTCAAGGCAGCCATTAGAGGCAGGGTCCTCCATGTTGCTCAGCTCACAAGTAACGCCCTCGCTTTGGTTAATCGCTTTGCTTCCACACACTCTCTTCAAACTTCTCCAATCTTAAACTAA